From a single Brassica napus cultivar Da-Ae chromosome C9, Da-Ae, whole genome shotgun sequence genomic region:
- the LOC125593315 gene encoding uncharacterized protein LOC125593315 — protein sequence MGEILNVVCIMMMIIAVFVIGGEAKSEAECNVICRPHCKPSSSAGECSDCHKDCNQSPPSVRTKILKIQNSNKQYDLHN from the coding sequence atgGGTGAAATTTTGAACGTGGTATGcataatgatgatgatcataGCGGTGTTTGTTATTGGAGGTGAAGCAAAATCGGAGGCAGAATGCAATGTCATTTGCCGTCCTCACTGCAAACCTTCATCATCAGCAGGAGAATGTTCTGACTGTCACAAAGATTGTAACCAATCTCCACCATCTGTGAGGACAAAGATTCTGAAGATTCAAAACAGCAACAAACAATATGATTTACATAACTAA
- the LOC125593316 gene encoding uncharacterized protein LOC125593316, with translation MGKILNVVCIMMMIIAVFVIGGEAKSEAECNVICRPHCKPSSSAGECSDCHKNCNQSPPSVRTKILKIQNSNKQYDLHN, from the coding sequence ATGGGTAAAATTTTGAACGTGGTATGcataatgatgatgatcataGCGGTGTTTGTTATTGGAGGTGAAGCAAAATCGGAGGCAGAATGCAATGTCATTTGCCGTCCTCACTGCAAACCTTCATCATCAGCAGGAGAATGTTCTGACTGTCACAAAAATTGTAACCAATCTCCACCATCTGTGAGGACAAAGATTCTGAAGATTCAAAACAGCAACAAACAATATGATTTACATAACTAA
- the BNAC09G04880D gene encoding uncharacterized protein BNAC09G04880D yields the protein MGKILNVVCIMIMIIAVFVIGGEAKSEAECNVICRPHCKPSSSAGECSDCHKNCNQSPPSVRTKILKIQNSNKQYDLHN from the coding sequence atgGGTAAAATTTTGAACGTGGTATGCATAATGATTATGATCATAGCGGTGTTTGTTATTGGAGGTGAAGCAAAATCGGAGGCAGAATGCAATGTCATTTGCCGTCCTCACTGCAAACCTTCATCATCAGCAGGAGAATGTTCTGACTGTCACAAAAATTGTAACCAATCTCCACCATCTGTGAGGACAAAGATTCTGAAGATTCAAAACAGCAACAAACAATATGATTTACATAACTAA
- the LOC106358725 gene encoding uncharacterized protein LOC106358725 produces MSSRVNSNYQSFLAHTSPLVPVHYHTQVTGASSFSTVASGAEAKEVRRPHIVLGDIWSAYEEFSCYGNEVPLSLEGIDEDVTSYYAPTLSAMQIFTIKPFADDGGSSSRLGFSCLSPAYCASYFCFLVTGLSSSIGTNDSSSYLYFQYNELELPHERHPLTAKIEQLAEQHSGLHSLTSSDLSPDSWLSIAWYPIYQIPSVKSMKKELSAAFLTYHKLKPDFPETFVEDDKKVKEKGKSSSEEEVVFPPFGAMTYKAVGNVWNMPWTSDHDDRDRHEKAASSWVEKLGFAHSDYWFFFRCKFYCYPR; encoded by the exons ATGTCCTCAAGAGTTAATTCTAACTACCAGAGCTTTCTCGCACATACTTCACCTCTTGTCCCTGTTCATTATCATACGCAGGTAAC TGGAGCGTCATCTTTTTCAACGGTAGCTTCAGGAGCTGAAGCAAAAGAAGTGAGAAGGCCTCACATCGTCCTCGGAGATATCTGGTCTGCTTATGAAGAGTTTAGCTGTTATGGTAATGAAGTTCCTCTTTCTCTGGAAGGCATCGACGAAGATGTTACCTCGTACTATGCTCCTACACTCTCAGCCATGCAGATCTTCACCATCAAACCCTTCGCTGATGACGGTGGTTCTTCTTCAAGGTTAGGTTTCTCTTGTCTCTCCCCAGCATATTGTGCGTCTTATTTTTGCTTCTTGGTTACTGGGTT GAGTTCGTCGATAGGAACAAATGATAGCTCAAGCTACCTTTATTTTCAATACAACGAGCTAGAATTGCCGCACGAGAGGCATCCACTGACTGCAAAG ATTGAGCAACTGGCTGAGCAGCACAGTGGGTTGCATAGTCTGACAAGTTCAGATCTTTCTCCAGATAGCTGGTTGTCCATAGCATG GTACCCCATCTATCAAATTCCATCAGTGAAAAGCATGAAGAAGGAGTTATCTGCTGCGTTTCTAACGTACCATAAATTGAAACCAGACTTTCCAG AAACATTTGTTGAGGATGATAAGAAGGTGAAAGAGAAAGGAAAGTCAAGTagtgaagaagaagttgtgttTCCTCCATTTGGAGCAATGACTTACAAGGCCGTTGGTAACGTGTGGAACATGCCTTGGACATCAGATCATGATGATAGAGATAGGCATGAAAAGGCTGCTTCCTCGTGGGTGGAAAAACTCGGCTTCGCTCACAGTGATTACTGGTTCTTTTTCAGATGCAAGTTCTATTGTTACCCCCGTTAG
- the LOC106359506 gene encoding putative GEM-like protein 8 produces MTMSIVQQVLAFPAVKTAPTRYLPDPASINKLQIPTPSKKSEKSKGKSILRTNSFTDGARDQSKLGPKLTETVKRKLSLGAKIIQMGGLEKIYKRLFKVYDEEKLFKAYQCYLSTTAGPIAGLLFISSKKIAFCSERSIKVASPQGDLTRVHYKVSIPLCKTKGVNQSMNTKKPSQKYLEVVTVDGFDFWFMGFLSYKKAFNCLEQALSLEQ; encoded by the coding sequence ATGACAATGAGCATAGTCCAACAAGTTCTTGCATTTCCTGCAGTCAAGACTGCTCCCACACGTTACTTACCTGACCCAGCGTCCATCAACAAGCTCCAAATCCCAACTCCTTCCAAGAAATCTGAAAAAAGTAAGGGAAAATCGATTCTTCGGACCAATAGCTTCACGGATGGAGCTAGAGATCAGAGCAAGTTAGGACCAAAACTTACGGAAACAGTCAAGAGAAAACTATCCTTAGGAGCTAAGATCATTCAAATGGGAGGCTTAGAGAAGATCTACAAGAGGCTCTTTAAAGTCTATGATGAAGAGAAACTCTTCAAGGCCTATCAATGTTACCTATCAACAACAGCAGGTCCCATCGCAGGGttactcttcatctcctcaaagAAGATTGCTTTCTGCAGCGAGAGATCTATCAAAGTGGCTTCACCTCAGGGAGATCTCACTAGAGTTCACTACAAAGTGTCTATCCCTCTGTGTAAGACCAAGGGAGTGAACCAAAGTATGAACACGAAGAAACCATCTCAGAAGTATCTTGAAGTAGTCACGGTGGATGGCTTTGACTTCTGGTTCATGGGATTCTTGAGCTACAAGAAAGCTTTCAACTGTCTTGAGCAAGCGCTTTCACTCGAGCAATAA
- the LOC106360530 gene encoding superoxide dismutase [Fe] 3, chloroplastic codes for MASCLVTTSSFCTVSDSSIRLKSSKLVHLSNQRSLGSRGGLKVEAYYGLKTPPYPLDALEPYMSQRTLEVHWGKHHRGYVDNLNKQLGKDDRLYGYTMEELIKATYNNGNPLPEFNNAAQVYNHDFFWESMQPGGGDVPIKGVLEQIEKDFGSFTNFREKFTNAALTQFGSGWVWLVLKREERRLEVVKTSNAINPLVWDDIPIINLDVWEHSYYLDYKNERGKYINTFLNHLVSWNAAMSRMARAEAFVNLGEPNIPIA; via the exons ATGGCTTCTTGTCTTGTGACGACAAGCAGTTTCTGTACTGTTTCAGATTCTAGTATACGTTTGAAATCCTCCAAGCTTGTCCATCTG AGTAATCAACGCTCTCTTGGTTCACGAGGTGGTTTAAAGGTTGAAGCTTACTATGGCCTAAAGACCCCTCCTTATCCTCTT GATGCTTTGGAACCGTACATGAGCCAAAGAACACTAGAAGTGCATTGGGGTAAACACCACCGAGGCTACGTGGACAATCTAAACAAACAGTTAGGGAAAGATGATAGACTCTATGGATACACCATGGAGGAGCTTATCAAGGCCACATACAACAACGGGAATCCTTTGCCTGAGTTCAACAACGCTGCACAG gttTATAACCATGATTTCTTCTGGGAGTCTATGCAACCTGGTGGCGGAGACGTGCCTATAAAGGGTGTTCTTGAGCAGATTGAGAAAGATTTTGGGTCGTTTACGAATTTCAGAGAGAAGTTTACTAATGCTGCTCTTACTCAGTTTGGCTCTGGCTGGGTTTGGCTTGTTT TGAAGAGGGAAGAGAGAAGGCTTGAAGTGGTGAAAACATCAAACGCCATTAACCCACTTGTGTGGGACGATATT CCAATCATCAACTTGGATGTGTGGGAG CACTCTTATTATCTGGACtacaag AACGAGAGGGGTAAGTACATAAACACGTTTCTGAACCATTTGGTGTCGTGGAACGCTGCCATGAGTCGGATGGCACGTGCTGAGGCCTTTGTGAATCTTGGCGAGCCCAACATCCCAATTGCTTAA
- the LOC106360527 gene encoding dihydroorotate dehydrogenase (quinone), mitochondrial-like, with amino-acid sequence MAGRAATSSAKWAREFLLKRVSPNPLGGAIRNCSSSAPGASSTPKVPHFSKKGRILTGATIGLAIAGGAYVSTADEATFCGWLFSATKVVNPLFALLDAEFAHKLAVTAASRGWVPREKRPDPQILGLEVWGRKFSNPIGLAAGFDKNAEATEGLLGLGFGFVEVGSVTPVPQEGNSKPRIFRLREDGAIINRCGFNSEGIVVVAKRLGAQHGKRMLAETSGTSSSPSDEAKPGGKSGPGILGVNLGKNKTSEDAAADYVQGVHNLSQYADYLVINVSSPNTAGLRMLQGRKQLKDLVKKVQAARDEMQWGDDGPPPLLVKIAPDLSRGELEDIAAVALALKLDGLIISNTTVSRPDPVSNNPVATETGGLSGKPLFNLSTNMLREMYTLTRGKIPLIGCGGVSSGEDAYKKIRAGATLVQLYTGFAYGGPALIPLIKEELVSCLKRDGFKSIQEAIGADHR; translated from the exons ATGGCCGGAAGGGCTGCGACATCGTCGGCTAAATGGGCGAGAGAGTTTTTATTGAAAAGGGTCTCTCCAAATCCTCTTGGTGGAGCGATTAGAAActgttcttcttcagctcctggGGCTTCCTCCACACCTAAAGTCCCTCACTTTTCCAAGAAA GGAAGGATATTGACAGGAGCTACCATTGGTCTGGCTATAGCTGGAGGTGCTTATGTGAGTACTGCAGATGAAGCAACCTTCTG TGGGTGGCTATTCTCAGCAACAAAGGTTGTTAACCCTCTCTTTGCTCTTCTGGACGCTGAGTTTGCTCATAAGCTGGCTGTCACGGCCGCGTCACGCGGTTGGGTGCCTAGAGAGAAGAGGCCTGATCCACAGATCCTGGGACTTGAAGTTTGGGGAAGGAAGTTTTCAAACCCAATAGGCCTCGCTGCTGGTTTTGACAAAAACGCTGAGGCCACAGAAGGGTTGCTAGGACTTGGGTTTGGATTCGTTGAGGTAGGCTCTGTGACTCCAGTCCCACAAGAAGGCAACTCCAAACCACGCATCTTCAGATTACGTGAAGATGG AGCCATTATCAATAGGTGTGGGTTCAACAGTGAAgggattgttgttgttgctaaGCGGTTAGGTGCTCAGCACGGTAAAAGAATGTTGGCGGAGACGTCAGGCACTTCGTCATCTCCAAGCGATGAAGCTAAACCGGGAGGCAAATCTGGACCGGGTATACTTGGGGTTAACCTTGGAAAGAACAAGACTAGTGAAGATGCAGCTGCTGATTATGTCCAAGGAGTTCATAACTTATCCCAGTATGCTGATTATTTG GTTATTAATGTTTCATCACCCAACACGGCAGGGCTGAGAATGCTTCAGGGGAGGAAACAGTTGAAGGATCTTGTGAAGAAGGTTCAAGCTGCTAGGGATGAGATGCAGTGGGGTGATGATggtcctcctcctcttcttgtgAAGATTGCTCCTGATCTGTCCAGAGGAGAGCTTGAAGATATTGCAGCT GTTGCTCTTGCTCTCAAGTTGGATGGGCTG ATCATATCGAATACAACAGTCTCGAGGCCAGATCCTGTAAGCAACAACCCTGTGGCAACAGAGACAGGTGGTTTGAGTGGGAAACCGCTCTTTAATCTCTCCACCAACATGTTAAGAGAGATGTACACTTTGACGcga GGTAAGATTCCACTGATAGGCTGCGGTGGTGTTAGCAG tggtGAAGATGCTTATAAGAAGATAAGAGCCGGAGCTACTCTTGTTCAGCTCTACACTGGGTTTGCCTATGGTGGACCTGCTCTCATCCCACTGATAAAG GAAGAACTGGTGAGTTGCTTAAAAAGGGATGGGTTCAAGTCGATTCAAGAAGCCATTGGTGCAGATCACAGATGA
- the LOC106360528 gene encoding probable prefoldin subunit 5, translated as MASSSSARGELEKMGIDQLKALKEQADLEVNLLQDSLNNIRTANARLESAAGALNDLSLRPQGKKMLVPLTASLYVPGTLDEADKVLVDIGTGYFIEKTMEDGKDYCQRKINLLKSNYEQLFEVLAKKKSVADEAGMVLQSKVRQLQAATTS; from the exons atggCGTCATCATCATCGGCGAGAGGAGAACTGGAGAAGATGGGAATCGATCAGCTGAAAGCGCTGAAGGAGCAAGCGGATCTCGAAGTGAACCTCCTCCAAGACAGTCTCAACAACATCCGCACAGCCAACGCCCGCCTCGAGTCCGCCGCGGGAGCTCTCAACGACCTCTCGCTTCGACCTCAAGGCAAGAAGATGCTTGTGCCGCTCACCGCGTCTCTCTACGTGCCTGGGACGCTTGATGAAGCTGACAAGGTTCTTGTTGACATCGGCACTGGTTACTTCATCGAG AAAACAATGGAGGATGGTAAAGACTATTGTCAGAGGAAGATTAACTTGTTGAAATCTAACTATGAACAACTCTTTGAG GTGTTGGCTAAGAAGAAAAGCGTGGCAGATGAAGCTGGGATGGTCTTGCAGTCTAAAGTTAGACAGTTACAAGCTGCAACCACGTCCTGA
- the LOC106366054 gene encoding transcription factor TCP7, with product MSNNNDGALVVKKPPAKDRHSKVDGRGRRIRMPIICAARVFQLTRELGHKSDGQTIEWLLRQAEPSIIAATGTGTTPASFSTVSASLRGNSTTTSCNSSSSLDHKPLLGSSPFILGKRVRADEDTSSGFWAVPARPEFGQVWSFAAGATQEMFLQQQQQQAAGLFVHHQQQQQQAAMGEASAARVGNYLPGHLNLLASLSSGAPGSGRGEDDDQR from the coding sequence ATGTCTAACAACAACGACGGAGCTCTTGTCGTGAAGAAACCTCCGGCCAAAGATAGACACAGCAAAGTAGATGGAAGAGGGAGAAGGATACGTATGCCTATCATCTGCGCAGCTCGTGTCTTCCAGCTAACAAGAGAGCTCGGACACAAATCAGACGGTCAAACCATCGAATGGCTGCTACGTCAAGCTGAGCCTTCTATCATAGCCGCGACAGGAACCGGCACAACTCCGGCTAGTTTCTCCACCGTGTCAGCTTCACTCCGAGGAAACTCCACCACCACGAGCTGCAACTCGTCCTCGTCTCTAGATCATAAACCTTTGCTAGGTTCATCACCGTTTATACTCGGAAAACGCGTGAGAGCCGACGAGGATACATCGTCTGGGTTCTGGGCGGTTCCGGCGAGGCCAGAGTTCGGACAGGTATGGAGCTTTGCCGCAGGAGCTACACAAGAGATGTTCTTACAACAACAGCAGCAACAAGCAGCTGGACTTTTTGTCCACCACCAGCAGCAACAGCAACAAGCTGCAATGGGTGAAGCTTCGGCGGCTAGAGTTGGGAACTATCTTCCGGGTCATCTTAATCTGCTTGCTTCTTTATCTAGTGGAGCTCCCGGGTCGGGTCGGGGAGAGGATGATGACCAGCGTTGA
- the LOC106359505 gene encoding protein TRANSPARENT TESTA 16-like isoform X5, with the protein MGRGKIEIKKIENKTSRQVTFSKRRNGLIKKTRELSILCDAHIGLIVFSATGKLTQYCSEHSNMPQLIDRYLTKEGLQLPDLNDDRDDLRHEIEILRRETCKLELRLRPYHGHDLASIPPHELDGLEHQLEHSVHKVRERKKELLQQQLGNLSRKRRMLEDDNNNMYRWLHDEHRTGIEFQQAEIETKPMEYQQFLEHVQYYNDHHQQQSSVLQLPTLPSEIDLSYHLQLAQPNFQNDPTITKVD; encoded by the exons atgGGAAGAGGGAAGATCGAGATAAAGAAGATAGAGAATAAGACATCGAGGCAAGTGACCTTCTCCAAGAGAAGAAATGGTCTTATCAAGAAGACTCGTGAGCTCTCTATTCTCTGTGATGCTCACATCGGTCTCATCGTCTTCTCTGCCACCGGAAAGCTCACCCAGTACTGCTCCGAACACTCTAA TATGCCTCAGCTCATTGACAGATATTTGACAAAAGAAGGATTGCAACTTCCTGACCTTAATGACGACCGG GATGACCTGCGCCATGAGATTGAAATACTAAGAAGGGAGACATGTAAGCTTGAGCTCCGTCTGCGTCCATACCATGGACATGACTTAGCCTCCATTCCTCCACACGAGCTCGATGGGCTAGAGCATCAGCTCGAACATTCTGTCCATAAAGTCCGTGAGCGTAAG AAGGAGTTGCTGCAGCAACAGTTGGGGAATCTTAGCAGAAAG AGGCGGATGCTAGAAGACGATAACAACAATATGTACCGTTGG CTTCATGATGAGCATCGTACGGGGATTGAGTTTCAGCAAGCTGAGATAGAGACCAAACCAATGGAGTATCAACAGTTTCTAGAGCATGTTCAGTACTATAATGATCATCATCAGCAACAAAGCAGTGTTCTTCAGCTCCCTACGCTTCCTTCAGAGATTGATCTTAGTTACCATCTCCAGCTTGCTCAGCCTAATTTTCAAAACGATCCAACGATCACCAAGGTTGATTAA
- the LOC106359505 gene encoding protein TRANSPARENT TESTA 16-like isoform X1: MNPEEEDGGNKRKRREMGRGKIEIKKIENKTSRQVTFSKRRNGLIKKTRELSILCDAHIGLIVFSATGKLTQYCSEHSNMPQLIDRYLTKEGLQLPDLNDDRDDLRHEIEILRRETCKLELRLRPYHGHDLASIPPHELDGLEHQLEHSVHKVRERKKELLQQQLGNLSRKRRMLEDDNNNMYRWLHDEHRTGIEFQQAEIETKPMEYQQFLEHVQYYNDHHQQQSSVLQLPTLPSEIDLSYHLQLAQPNFQNDPTITKVD; the protein is encoded by the exons ATGAATCCT GAGGAAGAGGACGGGGGAAAtaagaggaagaggagagagatgGGAAGAGGGAAGATCGAGATAAAGAAGATAGAGAATAAGACATCGAGGCAAGTGACCTTCTCCAAGAGAAGAAATGGTCTTATCAAGAAGACTCGTGAGCTCTCTATTCTCTGTGATGCTCACATCGGTCTCATCGTCTTCTCTGCCACCGGAAAGCTCACCCAGTACTGCTCCGAACACTCTAA TATGCCTCAGCTCATTGACAGATATTTGACAAAAGAAGGATTGCAACTTCCTGACCTTAATGACGACCGG GATGACCTGCGCCATGAGATTGAAATACTAAGAAGGGAGACATGTAAGCTTGAGCTCCGTCTGCGTCCATACCATGGACATGACTTAGCCTCCATTCCTCCACACGAGCTCGATGGGCTAGAGCATCAGCTCGAACATTCTGTCCATAAAGTCCGTGAGCGTAAG AAGGAGTTGCTGCAGCAACAGTTGGGGAATCTTAGCAGAAAG AGGCGGATGCTAGAAGACGATAACAACAATATGTACCGTTGG CTTCATGATGAGCATCGTACGGGGATTGAGTTTCAGCAAGCTGAGATAGAGACCAAACCAATGGAGTATCAACAGTTTCTAGAGCATGTTCAGTACTATAATGATCATCATCAGCAACAAAGCAGTGTTCTTCAGCTCCCTACGCTTCCTTCAGAGATTGATCTTAGTTACCATCTCCAGCTTGCTCAGCCTAATTTTCAAAACGATCCAACGATCACCAAGGTTGATTAA
- the LOC106359505 gene encoding protein TRANSPARENT TESTA 16-like isoform X3: MNPEEEDGGNKRKRREMGRGKIEIKKIENKTSRQVTFSKRRNGLIKKTRELSILCDAHIGLIVFSATGKLTHMPQLIDRYLTKEGLQLPDLNDDRDDLRHEIEILRRETCKLELRLRPYHGHDLASIPPHELDGLEHQLEHSVHKVRERKKELLQQQLGNLSRKRRMLEDDNNNMYRWLHDEHRTGIEFQQAEIETKPMEYQQFLEHVQYYNDHHQQQSSVLQLPTLPSEIDLSYHLQLAQPNFQNDPTITKVD; encoded by the exons ATGAATCCT GAGGAAGAGGACGGGGGAAAtaagaggaagaggagagagatgGGAAGAGGGAAGATCGAGATAAAGAAGATAGAGAATAAGACATCGAGGCAAGTGACCTTCTCCAAGAGAAGAAATGGTCTTATCAAGAAGACTCGTGAGCTCTCTATTCTCTGTGATGCTCACATCGGTCTCATCGTCTTCTCTGCCACCGGAAAGCTCACCCA TATGCCTCAGCTCATTGACAGATATTTGACAAAAGAAGGATTGCAACTTCCTGACCTTAATGACGACCGG GATGACCTGCGCCATGAGATTGAAATACTAAGAAGGGAGACATGTAAGCTTGAGCTCCGTCTGCGTCCATACCATGGACATGACTTAGCCTCCATTCCTCCACACGAGCTCGATGGGCTAGAGCATCAGCTCGAACATTCTGTCCATAAAGTCCGTGAGCGTAAG AAGGAGTTGCTGCAGCAACAGTTGGGGAATCTTAGCAGAAAG AGGCGGATGCTAGAAGACGATAACAACAATATGTACCGTTGG CTTCATGATGAGCATCGTACGGGGATTGAGTTTCAGCAAGCTGAGATAGAGACCAAACCAATGGAGTATCAACAGTTTCTAGAGCATGTTCAGTACTATAATGATCATCATCAGCAACAAAGCAGTGTTCTTCAGCTCCCTACGCTTCCTTCAGAGATTGATCTTAGTTACCATCTCCAGCTTGCTCAGCCTAATTTTCAAAACGATCCAACGATCACCAAGGTTGATTAA
- the LOC106359505 gene encoding protein TRANSPARENT TESTA 16-like isoform X2: protein MNPEEEDGGNKRKRREMGRGKIEIKKIENKTSRQVTFSKRRNGLIKKTRELSILCDAHIGLIVFSATGKLTQYCSEHSNMPQLIDRYLTKEGLQLPDLNDDRDDLRHEIEILRRETCKLELRLRPYHGHDLASIPPHELDGLEHQLEHSVHKVRERKELLQQQLGNLSRKRRMLEDDNNNMYRWLHDEHRTGIEFQQAEIETKPMEYQQFLEHVQYYNDHHQQQSSVLQLPTLPSEIDLSYHLQLAQPNFQNDPTITKVD from the exons ATGAATCCT GAGGAAGAGGACGGGGGAAAtaagaggaagaggagagagatgGGAAGAGGGAAGATCGAGATAAAGAAGATAGAGAATAAGACATCGAGGCAAGTGACCTTCTCCAAGAGAAGAAATGGTCTTATCAAGAAGACTCGTGAGCTCTCTATTCTCTGTGATGCTCACATCGGTCTCATCGTCTTCTCTGCCACCGGAAAGCTCACCCAGTACTGCTCCGAACACTCTAA TATGCCTCAGCTCATTGACAGATATTTGACAAAAGAAGGATTGCAACTTCCTGACCTTAATGACGACCGG GATGACCTGCGCCATGAGATTGAAATACTAAGAAGGGAGACATGTAAGCTTGAGCTCCGTCTGCGTCCATACCATGGACATGACTTAGCCTCCATTCCTCCACACGAGCTCGATGGGCTAGAGCATCAGCTCGAACATTCTGTCCATAAAGTCCGTGAGCGTAAG GAGTTGCTGCAGCAACAGTTGGGGAATCTTAGCAGAAAG AGGCGGATGCTAGAAGACGATAACAACAATATGTACCGTTGG CTTCATGATGAGCATCGTACGGGGATTGAGTTTCAGCAAGCTGAGATAGAGACCAAACCAATGGAGTATCAACAGTTTCTAGAGCATGTTCAGTACTATAATGATCATCATCAGCAACAAAGCAGTGTTCTTCAGCTCCCTACGCTTCCTTCAGAGATTGATCTTAGTTACCATCTCCAGCTTGCTCAGCCTAATTTTCAAAACGATCCAACGATCACCAAGGTTGATTAA
- the LOC106359505 gene encoding protein TRANSPARENT TESTA 16-like (The RefSeq protein has 1 non-frameshifting indel compared to this genomic sequence): MGRGKIEIKKIENKTSRQVTFSKRRNGLIKKTRELSILCDAHIGLIVFSATGKLTQYCSEHSNMPQLIDRYLTKEGLQLPDLNDDRDDLRHEIEILRRETCKLELRLRPYHGHDLASIPPHELDGLEHQLEHSVHKVRERKKELLQQQLGNLSRKRRMLEDDNNNMYRWLHDEHRTGIEFQQAEIETKPMEYQQFLEHVQYYNDHHQQQSSVLQLPTLPSEIDLSYHLQLAQPNFQNDPTTKVD, from the exons atgGGAAGAGGGAAGATCGAGATAAAGAAGATAGAGAATAAGACATCGAGGCAAGTGACCTTCTCCAAGAGAAGAAATGGTCTTATCAAGAAGACTCGTGAGCTCTCTATTCTCTGTGATGCTCACATCGGTCTCATCGTCTTCTCTGCCACCGGAAAGCTCACCCAGTACTGCTCCGAACACTCTAA TATGCCTCAGCTCATTGACAGATATTTGACAAAAGAAGGATTGCAACTTCCTGACCTTAATGACGACCGG GATGACCTGCGCCATGAGATTGAAATACTAAGAAGGGAGACATGTAAGCTTGAGCTCCGTCTGCGTCCATACCATGGACATGACTTAGCCTCCATTCCTCCACACGAGCTCGATGGGCTAGAGCATCAGCTCGAACATTCTGTCCATAAAGTCCGTGAGCGTAAG AAGGAGTTGCTGCAGCAACAGTTGGGGAATCTTAGCAGAAAG AGGCGGATGCTAGAAGACGATAACAACAATATGTACCGTTGG CTTCATGATGAGCATCGTACGGGGATTGAGTTTCAGCAAGCTGAGATAGAGACCAAACCAATGGAGTATCAACAGTTTCTAGAGCATGTTCAGTACTATAATGATCATCATCAGCAACAAAGCAGTGTTCTTCAGCTCCCTACGCTTCCTTCAGAGATTGATCTTAGTTACCATCTCCAGCTTGCTCAGCCTAATTTTCAAAACGATCCAACGATCACCAAGGTTGATTAA
- the LOC106359505 gene encoding protein TRANSPARENT TESTA 16-like isoform X4, translating to MNPEEEDGGNKRKRREMGRGKIEIKKIENKTSRQVTFSKRRNGLIKKTRELSILCDAHIGLIVFSATGKLTQYCSEHSKYLTKEGLQLPDLNDDRDDLRHEIEILRRETCKLELRLRPYHGHDLASIPPHELDGLEHQLEHSVHKVRERKKELLQQQLGNLSRKRRMLEDDNNNMYRWLHDEHRTGIEFQQAEIETKPMEYQQFLEHVQYYNDHHQQQSSVLQLPTLPSEIDLSYHLQLAQPNFQNDPTITKVD from the exons ATGAATCCT GAGGAAGAGGACGGGGGAAAtaagaggaagaggagagagatgGGAAGAGGGAAGATCGAGATAAAGAAGATAGAGAATAAGACATCGAGGCAAGTGACCTTCTCCAAGAGAAGAAATGGTCTTATCAAGAAGACTCGTGAGCTCTCTATTCTCTGTGATGCTCACATCGGTCTCATCGTCTTCTCTGCCACCGGAAAGCTCACCCAGTACTGCTCCGAACACTCTAA ATATTTGACAAAAGAAGGATTGCAACTTCCTGACCTTAATGACGACCGG GATGACCTGCGCCATGAGATTGAAATACTAAGAAGGGAGACATGTAAGCTTGAGCTCCGTCTGCGTCCATACCATGGACATGACTTAGCCTCCATTCCTCCACACGAGCTCGATGGGCTAGAGCATCAGCTCGAACATTCTGTCCATAAAGTCCGTGAGCGTAAG AAGGAGTTGCTGCAGCAACAGTTGGGGAATCTTAGCAGAAAG AGGCGGATGCTAGAAGACGATAACAACAATATGTACCGTTGG CTTCATGATGAGCATCGTACGGGGATTGAGTTTCAGCAAGCTGAGATAGAGACCAAACCAATGGAGTATCAACAGTTTCTAGAGCATGTTCAGTACTATAATGATCATCATCAGCAACAAAGCAGTGTTCTTCAGCTCCCTACGCTTCCTTCAGAGATTGATCTTAGTTACCATCTCCAGCTTGCTCAGCCTAATTTTCAAAACGATCCAACGATCACCAAGGTTGATTAA